The nucleotide sequence CATCTCTGAGCCAGCCCTGCCCTGCAGGGGTCAGCACTGGGGCCCCTCTTTAGCTCCTTGAGGACACTGTCCCCCGGGAGCTGAGTCAGGGTCCTAGCTGGATGGGGGCAGACCTGCCCGCTCTGGCCTTCCCCACTCCTGCTCTCCTCCTCTCGTGGAGTAACCCGCGCCCCATCTCTGCTAGGCTCTCCTTCACCCCCAGGTCTCAGGTGACTGAATCAGACCCGTAGCTTCCTGCTGGTGTTGCCTGGTCAGTGATCTTTGTTCAGATACACAGCCTCGGTCCTGTGAAAGCGCCCCGACAGCCCAGGCCCTGGGATGGCCTTGGAGAGGGTCAGGGCTGAGCCGGCGCCCCAGTAGCTTGTGGCGCAGCTGGTGCTGGTCTCCAGTCCCCTCGGCCAGAACCAGACCCGGGGCCACGCTTCCCCCTGGGGCCTCCTGACCGGTCGTAGGGATGCTTCCCCGGGGGGCGGCCCTGTGGACCTCCCCAGCAGACCTGCAGCTCCCGCAGCACCGGCAGCATGCATGGGCTGCGCTCTGCTGCTGTCTGTCCTGGGGAGGGCCCGGCACTGAGGCGGGCCTGCGCCCAGCTTGGCCTGGGGCGCTCCTTCCCTTGGTTAAAGGGCAGCTCGGGGCAGGAGTTGGCCCCAGAGGTCCACTGACGTCCTGCAGGCACCACAAGGCCCCTCCCGCCCTCCAGCACCGCATCCCTGGAGCAGAGCGTGGGGCTGCTTGGCTGGAACTTGGGGTGGCCGGGGTCTCCTTGACAGTGGGCTGTCCCAGGAGCTCAGGGCCAGCCTGTTGCGACAGGCCCCTGGGGGGGTGGGGCCCGAGGCCGGCTGCATGGCGCTGACCTCCGCTTCGAGCTTCCCGCCAGCTTCCCTGTCGTCTTGTCCCGGTGGTGGTGGAGCCCCCCAGCCTCGCCCTGCACTCTTAACCAcaggctcctcctccctcctctcacccCACATATGCAATgactttaatttcattttgtagtttattttaacTCTTTGTATCTCAACATGAAGTTTAGTTGCATATACAGACACAGGCTTGGGAGGACAGGTCCTACGGCCTCTCTTCATTGTAACATGTTTTACTCACAAATAAAACTCTTTACGCAGTTTCCTTGTCTAACCTTGGGAAGCATTCTTGCATCTTACTTCCTTTTGTTTGTTCCTTTAAAATAGGACTTCAGAAGTTTAACGTTCCAAACAAAGATTTCAAAGCGAGCACTTATCCCTTGACCCAGCAGAGTTTGTGGCTTTGGACCGTGGGGCACGCTCTGAGAAGCACCGTGCTCCCGGTGCCTGCCTGTTCTTCCCCAGAAGGCGGCGCTGGGGCAGGGCCTGGGCGAGGGGCCGGCGTCAGGCGGCCCCCCACCACAGCGCAGACGGGAACCGGGCAGAGCCTGCAGCCTGTGGTCAGTGCGGCTGGAGCAGCTGTCAAGCCAGCTGCTGCCCCTGGGGCCTGGGGGTgtcccgggggcgggggggacggCTGGGCGCTGCAGGAAGGCACTTGGTATGTGGCAGCTGCTTTATTTTGTCATTCTGAGCCCGGGCTGAGGCTCTGCGTCACTGAGAACAGAAGACAAGGCAGAAAGTCTAGAAGGTTTTAGAGTCTGAGTACGACGGGCAGGTCCATGCCGAAGTGTGTCGCACCCTGGAGCTGCAAGCCCCAGGCCCCGGAGGCGGGGTGAGGGGGCTGGAGGGGTCAGGCGGTCAGGGGGGAGTTGTCCTGGCCCAGGCCCCCCCTTCTCGCGCAGCCCCCCCGGCCCTCACACCACCGCAGGCGGCGGCCCAGCTACTCGGCCTTGAGTGTCCGCGCCGGGGGGCTCAGGGTCCGCAGGACGGAGAACGGGAGCAGGAAGAGCGCAGCACACACGGTGTAGCAGACGTGGGCGCCGGCCAGCCAGTAAGCTGTGGAGACAACGGGGGAGGCGACGGTGCCCCGGGCCCACCTGCACCCTCCCGCTCGGCCAGCAACCCCCCCAGCGGCCGGGCCGGGCCTCCAGCATGCCCCGAGGGCCGTATTGCGGCCTCACCTGAGGCGGCCACCACGGGGCCCACGGCCCTGGCCAGGGCGCCCAGACTCCGCAGCGTGCCCATGACCGTGCCCTTCTGCCGGGGCGAGCCTGTGGGTAAGAGAGGACAGCCGTCAGGGGCCCGCAGACCGCCTCCCAGGGGCTGGTCTCGTGCCAGGGCAGGGCCTCTCACCATAGCCGGCGACCACGGAGGACAGGCAAGGGACCACGACGGCTGCGGCTAGGGGGACACCGGGGAGAAGCCGGTCAGCCCGGAGGAGAGGCCGGCGGGGGTGGGGAGCCCCGGcccgcaggccccgccccgcccactcACCCCAGGAGTAGAGCAGCAGCCCCAGGCCCAGCAGGGGCAGTGTGTGTCCCCAGCCGACGAGGAGCGAGGCAGGGACGAGCAGCAGGATGGCCTGTGGGCGGCACAGCCGGTCTCAGAGCCCCCGCTGCCTCCGCAGAGCGCCGGCAGCGCCTCCCCCCAGCCCCGGGGAGCCCCGTACCCGCTTCACAGCCGCGATCTCCCTGCCAGGGCGGATCCGCCGGGCGTAGGCGCCCTGGATGGTGGCCATGGTGAGACCGATGAAGAAAAACATCTTCCCCTGCTCTACCCTGCGAGGGGCGAGCCGTCAGCACCCGTCCTGCCAGCGCTGCCCTCGCACGGCCAGGCAGCCAGGGTGGCGGCCCCGCGGCGCCGCCCCAGGACCCTGGGCTGGGCCCCGGGGAGGCGTGTGCCGCGGCGGGGCCGCCGGGTGCGGGTGTCTCACCTGCTGAACCGGAAGCGCTGGTGCACCAGGAAGCTGAGCGTGAACTCCAGGCCCGAGAACAGGAAGAGGTAGAGGCAGTAGACTAGGCCCAGGCCTCGCAGGCTGCCAAGCCCTGCGGGGCGACGACGAGGCGCTGTGGCCCTGACCGCACGCAGCCCCACAGCGGCCGGAGGgaccccccagcaccaccccccgGGGCCCGCTCCTTACTGACTCCAGTGGGCGGGTCCGGGCCGCGGGCCACGGCGGAGAATCGGAGCAGGGCCAGAGGGCTGAGCAGGTCCGCGGCCGCCCGGAACCCCGGGGTGACGGAGGGCGCCTGCGCGGGACGGCGCTGAGGGTCTGCTAGCGGGCCCGGGGGTGGGCTTGACCGGAACCCCCTTGGCCCCTGCACCCTGCGGGGCCCCCAGCAAGGCCGGGGGGTCTGGGGACCATGCAGCCCAGCCTCCCCAGCACCTGGGGCTGTCTGGCTCCCACCCTACCCGCTTTTCCGGGGGCAGCGTCTCTGGCAAGAAGCACCAGATGAACAGCAGGTCCGAGACAGCGAAGAGCAGGGCCAGCCAGGGCACCGTCTCCGAGGGTAAGAAGGCGCCCAGTGTGGGGCCCAGGGTGAAGCCCAAAGAAAAAGCCACCCCGATGACTGCCTGGGGAAAAGAGGGTGCCTGAGCGACCAGGGAGACCTGAGCCCCAGAGACCCCCACCCCTAAGCCCCAGGGCACACTCACCATGCCCTTGCTGCGGGCAGACGGTGAGCCCAGGTCAGCAACGATGGCGGTGCAGAGGCTAACATTCCCCTTGCTGATGCCGCCTAtcaccctggaggccaggaaggccgcAAAGCTCTTCGAGGCAGCCCACACGGCGTAGGAGGTGGCCACACCTGCCTGCCCCAGGGCAGGGGCCAAGGGCAGGCGCCGTCACTTGAGGCCAGGAGGGGCCCACAGTGGGGCTGGCAGGCCGGCGCAGTATCCCTGGGACCCTGCCCTGTTCTGGAGCAGCCAAAGGCCGCTCGTGTGCCCAGTGTCCCCCTGGCAGGAGCTGCTCCGCCGCACCCTGGCTCAGCTCCAGGAGCCCCGCTCCCCCCAGACACCTCCCCCGGGGAGCAGTGAGGGCCACGGAGGGACCACGGCGGGCCCACAGCTGCCTCCCAGAGGGCTGCCGGGGGACATGCATACCAGGGACAGCagcatccccgggcgcctccccaggcagTCAGACACGGCCCCGGTGAGCGGTGCCGAGAGGAACTGCAGGAGCGAGAACACGGAACCGATCAGACCTGGAAGAGACGGAGCTCACGGTCGCCACGCGGCCCGGGGGGCCCCAAGGGGAAGTGGCCACTCCACGGGGAGATGGGGTGGACCACGCCCCAGAGCGAAAAGGTGAGAaccagggagtggggagggagagggcccCCAGCCCAGCTCGGGACCATACCTCCGAACAGGACGCTGTTGTACCTCTTCTCTGCTGGCATCCCTATGGCTGCTGCAAACCAGTCCACCCCGCGTTGCCAGGAGCCGTAGAGGGGGTCCTGGAGGACAAGAAGGCGTGGCGGGCTGGGGCGTCTCTGAGGGTCTAGGAGCCAGGAGCAGCCATGGCTGGGTGCAGGGGCAGCGGGGCTGGCGGGGAGGGGCTCACGTGGGCACGGCCATGGCTCTCCAGCAGCCCAGGCAGTAGGGGCAGCAGCAGGGTGAAGGCCAGGAGGTCCAGCAGGAGGCCGAGGAAGACCACAGCGACCACGCGGGTTTCTGGTGCCGGCTGCTGGCGGATGGGCGGGCGCGGCGTGCAGCTCCCGCCGGCTCCGCAGCCCATGATGGGAGCGGCTCCGATCAGGCCCGGCTGAGCGTGTGGCGGGTCTGCACAAGGGCACGGTGCACGAAGGCACGTCCGGCTACCCGGCCCCGACGCCCACCCACCTCGGGAGGAGAGGAGCCCTCCGCCCGCGAAGTGCCCCCAACCCACTCACCGCAAGAGAGCCCCTGAAGGGTCTGCCTGCCCCGTTACCCGCTGTCGCTCTGTGCACCCTGCCCCCCCGACCCTGGGCAGCAGGAAACGCAGACTGTGGGGGGAGTTACGCAAAGAAACGGACAGCTCGGGAGGCCGACCGAGCGGGGGCCGGGCGGGGCATCGTGGTCCCGGCACCTCCCGGTCCCCGCCCCACGGCCCCGGGCGGAGCGGTCGGGGAAACCCAGGCCCAGGCAGGAGCAAGGGGCAGCCTGGCGAGCCGGAGAACTACCCCTGCCCGCCCCGCACCTGCGGCGGCCGCGCGCAGCACAGACCAGGGGATGGACGGGTGGACTGAAAGACGCGCAGAGGACCGCCGGGAGGGCGGGCACGCAGACCCCGCCCCGCCCACCCGGAAGCCGGCGTGTTCCCCTGCTCGGAAGTGGGCGTGGCTTAACCATCCGGAAGTGGGCGGATACTCGCACCGCCTTTTCCGGCCACTGGgctgggccgggccgggccgggccgggccgggcctgCCCGGCTCTGTCCGGGCCGGCGTCCTGGCGGAACCAGTTCAAACGGTTTGCTCCCAGATTCTGCGCCCGAAGGACGACCCGTCTGCTGAGGACCCCAGGGTTTTGGACGACCCGTCCGGAGGGCGGGGTCCATCCTGACCGGACCCTCTTCGTGTCGTCCGCCCCGGCCGGAGGCTTGCGCCCGAAATACAGCTGCGAATACGCGGAGTCGGCGCGGGGGCGCCGGCTTGCCCGCACTCCGGCCGCGGCGGGGACGGTGGGGCGTGTAGGCGGGAATGTCCGGCGCCCTGCCTGCCCGAGGTCCCCGGGGAGGGGCAGCTGCCCGCATGGCGCCTGGGGGCCTGGCGTGGGCTCCGCCGGCAGCCGGAGCGCCTTCCTGCACCTCCCGCTTCCCCTCCGTCTCTTGAAATGCAGGCGTCTGTGGTCGAGCCGACCAGGACAGGCCACTCCCTCCTGTCCGCTCGACACTAATGCGCTCCTCTGTAGACAGGAACTTCAAATAAACCTCACGGCAGCCCCTTTGCCCGGCGTACAGCTGTTCCCCTTGAGTACCAGTCCACTCTCCCAGAGGAGCACGCGCGGCTTGGGCGTGACGGCGGAGGTGAGATGGTTGGGAGAGCGGCCCAACGTTCAGCTCTCAGAGCAGCCGTCTGCGCCTGGCCAGGCGGTCACAGCTGCTGTCACCACCACCTTCTTCCCCGACCCCCTATAGGCCCCCTTTGCCCGGAGGAGGCAGGGCTGAGATGGGCATTCCGCCTGGTACTAACCTTTCCCAGGACAAGGCCTGCAACGGGGTGCAGAAGCCCAGGCCGGGCCGAAGTGGGGACACAGGGTGGCACAGGACCGGAGCTGGGGCTGTTCCCCCTCCCAATAAAACTCGGCAGCAATACCTCGGCGCCCAGTCGGGTGAAGCAGCAACAGCTGCTTGACAAGTTTACATGAGACAGAGCCTTGAGGCTGTACAGCAGGCTGGGCTACCGGCAAGGAGACATACCCATCTGTGGCCCCTGACACCCACCAGGGTCCGAGGTCTGTGGAATCGCCCACCTGGCGGACACCTACAGGAACAATCCTAGGGGAACCAGGGAGAGGACGCAGGCTTATCTGCTGAGGCCATCACTGGTCCCCTTTGCCTGCTCCCAGGGGGTGCTCTGGCCCCAAAACCTCCTATGGCTCCCCAAATCACTCATGATTCCCACCAGCCCCCGCAGGGGAGGTCTGAATGGGTCACCCTCTTTCTCATCTTCCACACACCCAGTCTGGCCAATCCTCAAATCTCGTGCTCCCTTTTGTGGCTTGTGATCTCAGGGACGGGCTCCCTGAGGTGAGCTCTAGGGCCTCCGACACATGCCccgtgccacctggggagccaggACCCTGGGGGCTTGGGGCGGCATTCTGTGCAAGGCTGTAGCCCCAGGGCCACAAGGGTGGGCAGGCAGCTCCTGTGTCCTTAAGACCCTCCTGGGTCCATGCAGCCCAACCCCTTCTGCCTTCCCCGGCAGTTGGCAACCCGAGGCTGGGATCAGGGTGACACCAATCACGGCTGCTGGGTGCCAGGGAAACAGGTGACGTCTTTCTTTTTTGACTTATGAACTGTGTGCAGACTTGTTTCATTGATAACTGAAAATCATGTAACATTATAAATACCCCTGCAAATTGCACGTGGAGGCACGTGTGCCTGACTGACCAGAGATGCTGGCCAGGACCCCGCTGGCCGCAAGCTCTGTGATGAACTCAGGACTGTCTGGAAACCACGCAGAGGCATCACATACAGTTTATCGGCATGTCGTTCCCATGGAGGCCTGGTCCTAGTTCCAAAAGTGCAATTTGTCAGGAGAGGCTTTTTTACAAGAACGAAGTACAGGAGAAGACTCTGGCGTTACAGACAGCAGCCCCTCGGCATTCAGTATACAGTATCTCCTtgtctttttataatttattttttgaacttcTTCCTCTTCAGAGCCTTCCATTCACCTTCCTGTGTGGCGAGGCTGTTAAAAAGTTGCTTCACTTTTCGTTTTCTTTCCgcatccctaaaaaaaaaaacccgatcTCTTGATTACTTTTTCGGGAACATCTTGCCCTTTTTCACATCTGAACCAGCAAGTGAGATCCCTGTGGAGCCGGTGCCTCCGTCTAGGACACGTTGGGGACAAGTGAGCAGGACGAAGCCCCCAGGCTGCCCTCCGCCCTGGCCTGGCCACAGGGCGCTGGCATCGGGTTGCAGAAGGGCCCGGCCTCACCCCAGCGGAGCGCCCGCCCTGGCCCTGCTTTTGCCTGCCCCGCTCACCGCTCCATGATCTCCGAGAGCCGCATGCGGGCCAGGAACTGGTTGTCCTTGCGGATCTCCCTGACGGCTCCTTTGAACTCGCGCTTGTGCTTGTGGATCAGCCTCCGCCGCTCCTGTTCCTCCTTGGTGCTGCCCTGCTTCCTGCCGAACTCCAGGCTGA is from Dama dama isolate Ldn47 chromosome 6, ASM3311817v1, whole genome shotgun sequence and encodes:
- the MFSD10 gene encoding major facilitator superfamily domain-containing protein 10 isoform X3, producing the protein MGCGAGGSCTPRPPIRQQPAPETRVVAVVFLGLLLDLLAFTLLLPLLPGLLESHGRAHDPLYGSWQRGVDWFAAAIGMPAEKRYNSVLFGGLIGSVFSLLQFLSAPLTGAVSDCLGRRPGMLLSLAGVATSYAVWAASKSFAAFLASRVIGGISKGNVSLCTAIVADLGSPSARSKGMAVIGVAFSLGFTLGPTLGAFLPSETVPWLALLFAVSDLLFIWCFLPETLPPEKRAPSVTPGFRAAADLLSPLALLRFSAVARGPDPPTGVRLGSLRGLGLVYCLYLFLFSGLEFTLSFLVHQRFRFSRVEQGKMFFFIGLTMATIQGAYARRIRPGREIAAVKRAILLLVPASLLVGWGHTLPLLGLGLLLYSWGSPRQKGTVMGTLRSLGALARAVGPVVAASAYWLAGAHVCYTVCAALFLLPFSVLRTLSPPARTLKAE
- the MFSD10 gene encoding major facilitator superfamily domain-containing protein 10 isoform X2, with translation MGCGAGGSCTPRPPIRQQPAPETRVVAVVFLGLLLDLLAFTLLLPLLPGLLESHGRAHDPLYGSWQRGVDWFAAAIGMPAEKRYNSVLFGGLIGSVFSLLQFLSAPLTGAVSDCLGRRPGMLLSLAGVATSYAVWAASKSFAAFLASRVIGGISKGNVSLCTAIVADLGSPSARSKGMAVIGVAFSLGFTLGPTLGAFLPSETVPWLALLFAVSDLLFIWCFLPETLPPEKRAPSVTPGFRAAADLLSPLALLRFSAVARGPDPPTGVRLGSLRGLGLVYCLYLFLFSGLEFTLSFLVHQRFRFSRVEQGKMFFFIGLTMATIQGAYARRIRPGREIAAVKRAILLLVPASLLVGWGHTLPLLGLGLLLYSWAAAVVVPCLSSVVAGYGSPRQKGTVMGTLRSLGALARAVGPVVAASAYWLAGAHVCYTVCAALFLLPFSVLRTLSPP
- the MFSD10 gene encoding major facilitator superfamily domain-containing protein 10 isoform X1 yields the protein MGCGAGGSCTPRPPIRQQPAPETRVVAVVFLGLLLDLLAFTLLLPLLPGLLESHGRAHDPLYGSWQRGVDWFAAAIGMPAEKRYNSVLFGGLIGSVFSLLQFLSAPLTGAVSDCLGRRPGMLLSLAGVATSYAVWAASKSFAAFLASRVIGGISKGNVSLCTAIVADLGSPSARSKGMAVIGVAFSLGFTLGPTLGAFLPSETVPWLALLFAVSDLLFIWCFLPETLPPEKRAPSVTPGFRAAADLLSPLALLRFSAVARGPDPPTGVRLGSLRGLGLVYCLYLFLFSGLEFTLSFLVHQRFRFSRVEQGKMFFFIGLTMATIQGAYARRIRPGREIAAVKRAILLLVPASLLVGWGHTLPLLGLGLLLYSWAAAVVVPCLSSVVAGYGSPRQKGTVMGTLRSLGALARAVGPVVAASAYWLAGAHVCYTVCAALFLLPFSVLRTLSPPARTLKAE